A region from the Aegilops tauschii subsp. strangulata cultivar AL8/78 chromosome 5, Aet v6.0, whole genome shotgun sequence genome encodes:
- the LOC109763249 gene encoding tuliposide A-converting enzyme b3, amyloplastic produces the protein MDSGSTEILVENGCFRLYKDGHIDRVGGTDNVSAGFDADTGVTSRDVVIDAVTGVAVRLYLPDIHAAESDGTDICTAAVTKLPIVVFFHGGYFIVGSAGCPKHHRYVNSLAADARAIVVSVDYRLAPEHLLPAAYDDSWAALNWAVSGADAWLSEHGDLGRVFLAGASAGGNIAHNMAIAAGASSLFAAATRLEGAVLLHPSFSGEQRIEAESEEYRASVKMRCSVIFPGARGGLDDPRMNPTADSAPSLRTLPCGRMLVCAASEDARLPRVRAYYDAVKSSGWSGQVEWFESEGKEHAFFVDEHGCREAVALMERVAGFIAGH, from the coding sequence ATGGATTCCGGGAGCACGGAGATCCTCGTTGAAAACGGCTGCTTCCGACTATACAAGGACGGCCACATCGACCGTGTCGGAGGCACGGACAACGTGTCCGCCGGCTTCGACGCCGACACCGGCGTCACCTCCAGAGACGTCGTGATCGACGCCGTCACCGGCGTCGCCGTTCGCCTCTACCTGCCAGACATCCATGCCGCTGAATCCGACGGCACCGACATCTGCACCGCCGCGGTCACGAAGCTCCCGATCGTCGTCTTCTTCCACGGCGGTTACTTCATCGTCGGATCTGCCGGCTGCCCTAAGCACCACCGCTACGTGAACTCGCTGGCCGCCGACGCCCGCGCCATCGTCGTCTCCGTCGACTACCGCCTCGCGCCCGAGCACCTGCTCCCGGCGGCCTACGACGACTCCTGGGCCGCGCTCAACTGGGCGGTGTCCGGCGCCGACGCGTGGCTGTCCGAGCACGGCGACCTCGGCCGCGTCTTCTTGGCCGGCGCCAGCGCCGGCGGGAACATAGCCCACAACATGGCCATCGCGGCCGGCGCGAGCAGCCTCTTCGCCGCGGCGACACGCCTAGAGGGCGCGGTCTTGCTCCACCCTTCCTTCAGCGGCGAGCAGAGGATCGAGGCGGAGTCAGAGGAGTACAGGGCGAGCGTCAAGATGCGGTGCTCCGTGATCTTCCCCGGCGCGAGGGGCGGGCTGGACGACCCGAGGATGAACCCGACGGCCGACAGCGCGCCGAGCCTGCGGACGCTGCCGTGCGGGAGGATGCTGGTGTGCGCGGCGTCGGAGGACGCGAGGCTGCCGAGGGTGCGGGCGTACTACGACGCCGTGAAGTCCAGCGGGTGGTCTGGGCAAGTGGAGTGGTTCGAGTCGGAAGG